The following are encoded together in the Pectinophora gossypiella unplaced genomic scaffold, ilPecGoss1.1 Pgos_34, whole genome shotgun sequence genome:
- the LOC126381059 gene encoding uncharacterized protein LOC126381059 gives MLEKIVASASTSTVQQGSGAKRKLEALPNLRSAYDEVITEYIDKEYISPAHSDDSNPLVLYEFNRVCFGLKSSPYHALRTVQQLVSDDGSKYPRASEIASNALYMDDIAFSVMKAEDGVAASKELIDLFKTAQWDLVKWNSNSQTVLDSIPASHKRTKEVEFDKSMQHKILGLHWSTQSDYFYFEVAPREQDKCTKRTILSTIARLWDIMGFVAPTILYAKLLIKQLWQLGIDWDDEPPPHINKIWRQFCHELPLLNNFKIPRHVGVVEDCVVTLVGFSDASELAYGGVVYLHVQSASGNTVQLVCSKSKVAPSQPLTIARLELCGIVLLSKLLRTVLNNYAGCFAVNVCDFTDSKVALYWIKSSPHRWQTFVANRVVQVTDNIAADHFHHVSGVENPADCLSRGVTPQKLISHPLWLKGPPWLAMDPSQWPINKESEVQSIEDIPERKILAHPVTTPAQDCAIYNLAQRVSS, from the exons ATGTTGGAGAAAATAGTGGCGTCGGCAAGTACATCGACGGTACAACAGGGCTCCGGGGCAA AAAGAAAGTTAGAAGCTTTACCTAATTTGAGATCTGCTTATGATGAAGTCATCACTGAGTACATCGATAAAGAGTACATATCGCCCGCACATTCTGACGACTCTA ACCCGCTTGTTCTTTACGAGTTCAATCGTGTTTGCTTCGGCTTGAAGTCTAGCCCGTACCATGCACTGCGCACGGTACAGCAGCTTGTCTCCGATGATGGTTCTAAATATccgcgtgcgagcgagatagcGTCCAATGCGCTTTACATGGACGACATTGCGTTCTCTGTGATGAAGGCGGAGGATGGCGTCGCCGCCTCTAAGGAACTCATCGACTTGTTCAAGACAGCTCAGTGGGACTTGGTCAAGTGGAATAGCAACTCGCAGACTGTTTTAGATTCTATTCCCGCTTCGCATAAACGCACTAAAGAGGTCGAGTTTGATAAATCCATGCAGCACAAAATACTGGGCTTGCATTGGTCCACGCAatctgattatttttattttgaagtcGCGCCTCGCGAGCAGGATAAGTGCACCAAGCGCACTATCCTCTCCACTATTGCCCGCTTGTGGGACATCATGGGATTTGTTGCTCCGACTATCCTATACGCTAAACTTTTGATAAAACAGCTCTGGCAGCTGGGAATCGACTGGGATGATGAGCCGCCGCCACACATCAATAAGATATGGAGACAGTTTTGTCACGAGCTTCCATTgctcaataattttaaaataccgcGACATGTAGGTGTGGTCGAAGACTGCGTCGTCACTTTAGTCGGATTCTCAGACGCCAGTGAGCTCGCGTACGGAGGTGTGGTATACCTTCACGTACAGTCCGCTAGTGGTAACACCGTGCAGCTCGTGTGCTCGAAGTCCAAAGTTGCGCCCTCGCAACCGCTCACTATCGCTCGTCTCGAGCTCTGCGGAATCGTGTTATTATCTAAATTACTTCGCACAGTTTTAAATAACTACGCTGGCTGCTTTGCCGTTAACGTTTGCGATTTTACAGACTCTAAAGTCGCTTTATATTGGATTAAAAGTTCGCCCCACCGCTGGCAAACGTTCGTCGCAAATCGCGTCGTCCAGGTGACTGACAACATCGCCGCTGATCACTTTCATCACGTCTCCGGAGTGGAGAACCCCGCAGACTGCTTGTCGCGTGGCGTTACGCCACAGAAGCTTATTTCGCACCCCCTGTGGTTAAAGGGGCCTCCGTGGCTTGCGATGGACCCGTCACAGTGGCCTATTAATAAAGAGTCCGAGGTACAATCTATTGAAGATATACCTGAGAGGAAGATTTTAGCACACCCTGTGACTACTCCCGCGCAAGACTGCGCTATATACAACCTTGCTCAGCGCGTGTCATCTTAG
- the LOC126381034 gene encoding uncharacterized protein LOC126381034 — translation MKVRALLDSGSQRSYVKSSVAKELKLEKGLSTAETPDLDVIDAHNMNIRLRYLQTLRTEFRQRFRNEYISLLISKNKGKSKFPSVGDVVLIQTDAGRLYWPLGIIKELVTGNDGITRVAKVQTAMGEKIRSCQRLYPLELSAVTDEWHTPTVPKQGEPDSADLRAGSSCVLDPTANSHIDETPAITVGDESHPSSTTTRHGRVVKLPRRFLD, via the exons ATGAAAGTTAGAGCGTTGTTGGACAGCGGTTCGCAAAGGTCGTACGTCAAGAGTTCGGTAGCAAAAGAATTGAAGCTAGAGAAG GGACTATCCACGGCAGAGACACCTGATTTAGACGTAATCGATGCTCACAATATGAACATCAGATTGCGCTACCTGCAGACCCTGCGGACGGAGTTTCGACAGAGATTTAGAAATGAATATATTTCGTTACTTATTAGCAAGAACAAAGGTAAGTCGAAATTCCCGTCGGTAGGCGACGTTGTCTTGATACAGACTGATGCAGGTCGTCTCTATTGGCCTCTTGGCATAATAAAAGAATTGGTTACAGGTAACGACGGCATAACAAGAGTCGCGAAAGTACAGACTGCGATGGGAGAGAAGATAAGAAGTTGTCAACGCCTCTACCCATTAGAATTGTCGGCAGTCACAGACGAGTGGCATACACCTACTGTCCCTAAGCAAGGTGAGCCCGACAGTGCTGACTTGCGGGCTGGATCTAGCTGTGTTCTAGACCCAACTGCAAACTCTCACATTGACGAGACACCCGCGATAACAGTGGGTGATGAGTCACACCCCTCGTCTACCACTACAAGACACGGTAGAGTCGTTAAGCTCCCACGCAGATTTTTGGACTGA